In Actinomadura citrea, a single window of DNA contains:
- a CDS encoding globin domain-containing protein, with the protein MDAQRLKASFAQVAEKGDAVALFFYSDLFVRNPHLRDMFPIGMSGQRDKLLRALGHIVSQVDDLSNLVPFLQQLGRDHRRFGIVAEHYPHVGASLLATLRHFSGPAWSDDIESDWNAAYSLVAKVMLEAADENALSSPAWWNGQVVAVERRRFDISVLRIQPDRPLPYAPGQSVALEVPSRLRHWRYYSMANAPRPDHTVDFHVRLVDGGPVSPVLVRVTQAGDRVRMGAPIGTLTLDDASPRDVLLVAGSTGLAPLKAILEQISGRAVPPRVHLFFGARSRDGLYDLEDLAKLADGFPWLTVVPAVSDEPGGHGFSSLLQSGDDGIEHGNLSDVVARRGPWDGHDAYVCGPSVMVGHTVEQLTRLGVPRDRIRLETFADAQR; encoded by the coding sequence GTGGACGCCCAGCGACTGAAGGCCAGCTTCGCGCAGGTCGCCGAGAAGGGCGACGCGGTCGCGCTGTTCTTCTACTCCGACCTCTTCGTGCGCAACCCCCACCTGCGCGACATGTTCCCCATCGGGATGAGCGGCCAGCGCGACAAGCTGCTGCGCGCCCTCGGGCACATCGTGTCCCAGGTGGACGACCTGTCCAACCTCGTCCCGTTCCTGCAGCAGCTCGGCCGTGACCACCGTCGGTTCGGCATCGTGGCCGAGCACTACCCGCACGTCGGGGCCAGCCTCCTGGCGACCCTGCGGCACTTCTCCGGGCCCGCCTGGAGCGACGACATCGAGAGCGACTGGAACGCGGCCTACAGCCTCGTCGCCAAGGTCATGCTGGAGGCCGCCGACGAGAACGCCCTCAGCAGCCCCGCCTGGTGGAACGGCCAGGTCGTCGCCGTCGAGCGCCGCCGCTTCGACATCAGCGTCCTGCGGATCCAGCCCGACCGGCCGCTGCCGTACGCGCCGGGCCAGTCCGTCGCGCTCGAAGTGCCGTCCCGGCTGCGGCACTGGCGGTACTACTCGATGGCGAACGCGCCGCGTCCCGACCACACCGTCGACTTCCACGTCCGGCTGGTGGACGGCGGGCCGGTGAGCCCCGTGCTGGTGCGCGTCACCCAGGCAGGCGACCGCGTCCGCATGGGCGCCCCCATCGGCACGCTCACGCTGGACGACGCCTCACCGCGGGACGTCCTGCTCGTCGCGGGCAGCACCGGCCTGGCCCCGCTCAAGGCGATCCTGGAGCAGATCTCCGGCCGCGCCGTCCCGCCGCGCGTGCACCTGTTCTTCGGCGCCCGCAGCCGCGACGGCCTCTACGACCTGGAGGACCTGGCCAAACTGGCGGACGGGTTCCCCTGGCTCACCGTCGTCCCGGCCGTGTCGGACGAACCGGGCGGGCACGGGTTCTCCTCGCTGCTCCAGTCGGGGGACGACGGCATCGAGCACGGCAACCTGTCCGACGTGGTCGCCAGGCGCGGCCCCTGGGACGGTCACGACGCCTACGTGTGCGGGCCGTCCGTCATGGTCGGGCACACCGTCGAGCAGTTGACGCGGCTCGGCGTCCCCCGTGACCGCATCCGCCTCGAAACCTTCGCCGACGCACAGAGGTGA
- a CDS encoding DivIVA domain-containing protein, translating into MNSPNLPVVSEGSRLTPGELHSVVFARAALGRRGYDEEQVRNFLQYVERELVKIFTDKAALADEVNRLRAQASSGARGVMAPEDAHFQAVRILSQAQQTADLYVADAERYTRELAHEARLHREAILSDAKGRAEQMMEDAHRKAAAVAEAAVRTAPPQALPASRPETLPDGERLALEREIAYLRTYSDVYRTHLRSYLEALLRNVDEWESSERASLPGGNA; encoded by the coding sequence TTGAACTCCCCGAACCTTCCGGTCGTCTCCGAGGGCTCGCGGCTGACCCCGGGCGAGCTCCACTCGGTGGTGTTCGCCCGGGCCGCCCTCGGGCGCCGCGGATACGACGAGGAGCAGGTCCGCAACTTCCTGCAGTACGTGGAGCGGGAACTCGTCAAGATCTTCACCGACAAGGCCGCCCTGGCCGACGAGGTGAACCGGCTGCGCGCCCAGGCGTCCTCGGGCGCCCGCGGCGTCATGGCCCCCGAGGACGCCCACTTCCAGGCCGTCCGCATCCTCTCGCAGGCCCAGCAGACCGCCGACCTGTACGTGGCGGACGCCGAGCGCTACACCAGGGAACTGGCGCACGAGGCGAGGCTGCACCGGGAGGCGATCCTGTCCGACGCCAAGGGCCGGGCGGAGCAGATGATGGAGGACGCCCACCGCAAGGCCGCCGCCGTCGCCGAGGCGGCCGTCCGCACGGCCCCGCCGCAGGCCCTGCCCGCGTCCCGCCCCGAGACCCTCCCGGACGGCGAGCGCCTCGCCCTGGAGCGGGAGATCGCCTACCTGCGCACCTACAGCGACGTCTACCGGACCCACCTGCGGTCCTACCTGGAGGCCCTGCTCCGCAACGTCGACGAGTGGGAGTCCTCCGAACGGGCATCCCTCCCCGGGGGTAATGCCTGA
- the ftsY gene encoding signal recognition particle-docking protein FtsY, which yields MEYVIVIAALAVIALIIGGVTLLRPRRTRPPVERPSERTGGATAADTADTGAPTIEKAPPTEVAPPRPTVEIERPPPGAGRLVRLRARLARSQNAFGKTLLVLLSRDTLDEDAWEEIEDTLIAADMGTAVARQVTDDLRTRVQVLGTRSPAEVRELLKDELLKQIGPDIDRSLHTEAHGDRPAVLMVVGVNGTGKTTTCGKLGRVLVGDGNTVLLGAADTFRAAAADQLETWGTRVGAQVVRKDEGADPASVAFDAVKQGIDTKVNVVIVDTAGRLHTKTGLMDELGKVKRVVEKQATVDEVLLVLDATTGQNGMQQARVFAEVVNVTGVVLTKLDGTAKGGIVVQVQRELGVPVKLVGLGEGPDDLAPFEPEAFVDAILGD from the coding sequence ATGGAATATGTGATCGTCATCGCCGCGCTGGCCGTGATCGCGCTGATCATCGGCGGCGTCACGCTGCTGCGGCCGCGCCGGACCCGCCCGCCGGTCGAGCGCCCCTCGGAACGCACCGGCGGCGCCACCGCCGCCGACACCGCCGACACCGGCGCCCCCACGATCGAGAAGGCGCCGCCGACGGAGGTCGCGCCGCCGCGGCCCACCGTCGAGATCGAGAGGCCGCCGCCCGGCGCGGGGCGGCTCGTGCGGCTGCGGGCCCGGCTCGCCCGCTCCCAGAACGCCTTCGGCAAGACCCTCCTCGTCCTGCTGTCGCGCGACACGCTCGACGAGGACGCCTGGGAGGAGATCGAGGACACCCTGATCGCCGCCGACATGGGCACGGCGGTGGCCCGGCAGGTCACCGACGACCTGCGGACCCGCGTCCAGGTCCTCGGCACGCGCAGCCCGGCGGAGGTGCGCGAGCTGCTCAAGGACGAGCTGCTCAAGCAGATCGGCCCGGACATCGACCGCTCCCTGCACACCGAGGCGCACGGAGACCGGCCCGCCGTCCTCATGGTCGTCGGCGTGAACGGCACCGGCAAGACCACCACGTGCGGCAAGCTCGGCCGCGTCCTCGTCGGCGACGGCAACACCGTGCTGCTGGGCGCCGCCGACACCTTCCGCGCCGCCGCCGCCGACCAGCTGGAGACGTGGGGGACGCGGGTGGGCGCGCAGGTCGTCCGCAAGGACGAGGGCGCCGACCCCGCCAGCGTCGCGTTCGACGCCGTCAAGCAGGGCATCGACACCAAGGTCAACGTGGTGATCGTCGACACGGCGGGCCGGCTGCACACCAAGACCGGGCTGATGGACGAGCTCGGCAAGGTCAAGCGGGTGGTGGAGAAGCAGGCCACGGTCGACGAGGTCCTGCTCGTCCTGGACGCGACGACCGGCCAGAACGGCATGCAGCAGGCCCGGGTCTTCGCCGAGGTCGTCAACGTCACCGGCGTGGTGCTCACCAAGCTCGACGGCACCGCCAAGGGCGGCATCGTCGTCCAGGTGCAGCGCGAGCTCGGCGTCCCGGTGAAGCTGGTGGGCCTGGGGGAGGGGCCGGACGACCTCGCGCCGTTCGAGCCCGAGGCGTTCGTGGACGCGATCCTCGGCGACTGA
- a CDS encoding ammonium transporter, with protein sequence MKIDSGSTAWMLTSTALVLLMTPGLAFFYGGMSRAKSVLNMMMMSFVSIAVVGMAWVVYGYSLTFGDGGGLSSFIGGFGDWGLVGLENAATADDGTGIPQLVFVAFQATFAIITVALISGAVADRAKFGAWVVFTLVWATLVYFPIAHWVWWSDGQDGGKAGWLFDLGALDFAGGTVVHINAGVAALALVLVLGKRRGWPKEPMRPHNLPFVLLGAGLLWFGWFGFNAGSALSAGSTAAVAFINTLVATCAAAFAWIVVEKLRDGSSTTLGIASGVVAGLVAITPACAFVTPLGAIALGLVAGAVCAFAVGLKYKLGYDDSLDVVGVHMVGGIVGALLIGFLATTAVNDAGADGLFAGGGFALLGKQAVAVLATLAYSFVVTYVIAKVIDLVMGFRISEDDEAAGIDSTAHAETAYDFGTIRAGTGSGATAAAPAPSAPAKKVEAKG encoded by the coding sequence ATGAAGATCGATAGCGGTAGTACCGCCTGGATGCTGACGAGCACAGCGCTCGTCCTGCTGATGACACCGGGCTTGGCCTTCTTCTACGGAGGTATGAGCCGGGCCAAAAGCGTCCTCAACATGATGATGATGAGCTTCGTCAGCATCGCCGTGGTGGGCATGGCGTGGGTCGTCTACGGCTACTCCCTCACCTTCGGCGACGGCGGCGGGCTCAGCTCGTTCATCGGCGGGTTCGGCGACTGGGGGCTCGTCGGCCTGGAGAACGCGGCCACGGCCGACGACGGGACGGGCATCCCGCAGCTGGTCTTCGTGGCGTTCCAGGCGACGTTCGCCATCATCACCGTCGCGCTGATCAGCGGCGCGGTCGCGGACCGTGCCAAGTTCGGGGCCTGGGTGGTGTTCACCCTGGTCTGGGCGACGCTGGTGTACTTCCCGATCGCCCACTGGGTGTGGTGGTCCGACGGCCAGGACGGCGGCAAGGCCGGCTGGCTGTTCGACCTCGGCGCGCTCGACTTCGCGGGCGGGACCGTCGTCCACATCAACGCCGGCGTCGCGGCGCTCGCCCTGGTGCTGGTGCTCGGCAAGCGCAGGGGCTGGCCGAAGGAGCCGATGCGGCCGCACAACCTGCCCTTCGTCCTGCTCGGCGCCGGGCTGCTGTGGTTCGGCTGGTTCGGGTTCAACGCCGGGTCCGCGCTGTCGGCCGGCTCCACCGCGGCCGTCGCGTTCATCAACACGCTCGTCGCGACCTGCGCCGCCGCGTTCGCCTGGATCGTCGTCGAGAAGCTGCGCGACGGCTCGTCCACGACCCTCGGCATCGCCTCGGGCGTGGTGGCCGGCCTGGTCGCGATCACCCCGGCCTGCGCGTTCGTCACCCCGCTCGGCGCCATCGCCCTCGGCCTGGTCGCCGGCGCGGTGTGCGCGTTCGCCGTCGGCCTGAAGTACAAGCTCGGCTACGACGACTCGCTCGACGTCGTCGGCGTCCACATGGTCGGCGGCATCGTCGGCGCCCTGCTGATCGGGTTCCTGGCGACCACCGCCGTCAACGACGCCGGCGCCGACGGGCTGTTCGCCGGCGGCGGGTTCGCGCTGCTCGGCAAGCAGGCCGTCGCCGTCCTGGCGACGCTCGCCTACTCCTTCGTCGTCACCTACGTGATCGCCAAGGTGATCGACCTGGTGATGGGCTTCCGGATCAGCGAGGACGACGAGGCGGCCGGAATCGACAGCACGGCGCACGCGGAGACCGCCTACGACTTCGGCACGATCCGCGCGGGCACCGGCTCCGGGGCGACCGCGGCGGCGCCCGCCCCGTCCGCCCCGGCCAAGAAGGTGGAGGCGAAGGGATGA
- a CDS encoding P-II family nitrogen regulator: MKLITAVIKPFKLDEVKKALEAFGVKGMTVSEASGYGRQKGHTEVYRGAEYQVDLVPKLRVEVLVEAEDADDIIDVIVKAARTDKIGDGKVWAVPVDTVVRVRTGETGPEAL, from the coding sequence ATGAAGCTCATCACGGCGGTCATCAAGCCGTTCAAGCTGGACGAGGTGAAGAAGGCCCTGGAGGCCTTCGGCGTCAAGGGGATGACCGTCAGCGAGGCCAGCGGCTACGGACGGCAGAAGGGCCACACCGAGGTCTACCGGGGCGCCGAGTACCAGGTCGACCTGGTGCCCAAGCTGCGCGTCGAGGTCCTGGTCGAGGCCGAGGACGCCGACGACATCATCGACGTGATCGTCAAGGCGGCCCGCACCGACAAGATCGGCGACGGGAAGGTGTGGGCCGTGCCGGTCGACACCGTCGTCCGGGTCCGCACGGGCGAGACCGGACCGGAAGCCCTCTAG
- a CDS encoding [protein-PII] uridylyltransferase, producing the protein MTLAHPPAGDRAPAPAPAGGATSDSARAALATARAARAAALDRWLASLLAAPPHPEPPPSAGTAAAGEGTVPEGVALVAVGSHARRELTPGGDLDLVLLHRGLAGVALIADRVWYPVWDSGLRLDHSVRTVAEARTVARGDMKAALGLLSARRLAGDHALVDELRAAVLADWRADAPTRLAELSAMCRERWETHGELAFLLEPDLKEAHGGLRDVHVMHAVAASWVAPAPDARVRAAHDLLLDIRHALHQVTGRSTDRLVLQEQQAVARALGLLNADVLQRSIAEAARTVTYGASHLWRRVENFTRAKHRQPPGVPQGAGRRGVERRPVGDGAVEHEGEVVLARNADLNDPALVLRVAAAAAQTGLPLAPATVARLAEHAALPRVPWPAEARDALVSLLGAGPAAIAVWEALDQAGLIVRLLPDWERVRNRPQRNPVHRFTVDRHLVETAAGAAALTREVARPDLLLIGALLHDIGKGWPGDHSTSGAVVARDIGARLGLPEEDVRVLETVVRHHLLLPETATRRDIDDPVTVQTVTAAVSGAPGREREVVDLLAALAVADGGATGPAAWGAWKAGLVAELARRAAAALSGGTPPPGPALTADHLALARHDGAAVRVTGSRITIAAPDRPGLLWRAAGVLALHRLAVKTARVVSSPSVSGSAAPSAQTAVLDFTAVPEFGTPPDPAGLEADLRRMLAGRLDVAERLERRARSVRIRPGVTVPPPRVMIVDDASRTATVVEVRAHDRPGLLWRVGQALGSCGLQVRAAQVDTLGAEAVDVFYVVDDQGRPLDDPDALAAVRTRVLRTLR; encoded by the coding sequence GTGACCCTCGCACACCCGCCGGCCGGAGACCGGGCCCCCGCGCCCGCTCCGGCCGGCGGCGCCACTTCGGACTCGGCCCGCGCCGCCCTGGCCACCGCCCGCGCCGCCCGCGCCGCCGCCCTCGACCGCTGGCTGGCCTCCCTGCTGGCCGCCCCGCCCCACCCCGAGCCCCCGCCGTCCGCCGGCACCGCCGCAGCCGGCGAGGGAACGGTGCCGGAGGGGGTGGCGCTCGTCGCGGTGGGGAGCCACGCCCGGCGCGAACTGACGCCCGGCGGCGACCTCGACCTCGTCCTGCTGCATCGCGGGCTGGCCGGCGTCGCGCTGATCGCCGACCGCGTCTGGTACCCGGTCTGGGACTCCGGCCTGCGGCTCGACCACTCCGTCCGCACCGTCGCCGAGGCCCGGACCGTGGCGCGCGGCGACATGAAGGCCGCCCTCGGGCTGCTGTCGGCCCGCCGCCTCGCCGGAGACCACGCCCTCGTCGACGAGCTGCGCGCCGCCGTCCTGGCCGACTGGCGCGCCGACGCGCCCACCCGCCTCGCCGAGCTGTCGGCGATGTGCCGCGAACGCTGGGAGACCCACGGCGAGCTGGCGTTCCTGCTCGAACCCGACCTGAAGGAGGCCCACGGCGGGCTGCGGGACGTCCACGTCATGCACGCCGTGGCCGCGTCCTGGGTGGCCCCCGCCCCGGACGCCCGGGTGCGCGCCGCCCACGACCTGCTCCTCGACATCCGGCACGCGCTCCACCAGGTCACCGGCCGCTCGACCGACCGCCTCGTCCTCCAGGAGCAGCAGGCCGTCGCCCGCGCCCTCGGACTCCTGAACGCCGACGTCCTGCAACGCTCGATCGCCGAAGCCGCCCGCACCGTCACCTACGGGGCGTCCCACCTGTGGCGCCGCGTCGAGAACTTCACCAGGGCCAAGCACCGGCAGCCCCCGGGCGTCCCGCAGGGCGCGGGCCGGCGCGGCGTGGAGCGCAGGCCGGTCGGGGACGGCGCCGTCGAGCACGAGGGGGAGGTCGTCCTCGCGCGGAACGCCGATCTGAACGATCCGGCCCTCGTCCTGCGCGTCGCCGCGGCCGCCGCCCAGACGGGCCTGCCGCTCGCCCCCGCCACGGTCGCCCGGCTCGCCGAGCACGCCGCCCTCCCGCGCGTCCCCTGGCCCGCCGAGGCCCGCGACGCGCTCGTCTCCCTCCTCGGCGCCGGGCCCGCCGCCATCGCGGTCTGGGAGGCCCTCGACCAGGCCGGGCTGATCGTCCGGCTGCTGCCCGACTGGGAGCGCGTCCGCAACCGCCCGCAGCGCAACCCCGTCCACCGCTTCACCGTCGACCGCCACCTCGTCGAGACCGCCGCGGGCGCCGCCGCCCTGACGCGCGAGGTGGCCCGTCCCGACCTGCTCCTGATCGGCGCCCTCCTGCACGACATCGGCAAGGGCTGGCCCGGCGACCACTCCACCTCCGGCGCCGTCGTCGCCCGCGACATCGGCGCCCGCCTCGGCCTCCCGGAGGAGGACGTCCGCGTCCTGGAGACCGTCGTCCGCCACCACCTGCTGCTCCCCGAGACCGCGACCCGCCGCGACATCGACGACCCGGTGACCGTCCAGACCGTCACCGCCGCCGTGTCCGGGGCGCCCGGCCGCGAGCGCGAGGTCGTCGACCTCCTCGCCGCCCTCGCCGTCGCCGACGGCGGCGCCACCGGCCCCGCCGCCTGGGGCGCCTGGAAGGCCGGCCTCGTCGCCGAACTCGCCCGCCGCGCCGCCGCCGCGCTCTCCGGCGGCACGCCCCCGCCCGGCCCCGCGCTCACCGCCGACCACCTCGCCCTGGCGCGCCACGACGGCGCCGCCGTCCGCGTGACGGGGTCCCGGATCACCATCGCCGCCCCCGACCGGCCGGGCCTGCTCTGGCGCGCCGCCGGCGTCCTCGCCCTGCACCGCCTGGCCGTGAAGACCGCCCGTGTGGTCTCCTCCCCGTCGGTGTCGGGATCGGCCGCCCCGTCCGCCCAGACGGCGGTGCTGGACTTCACGGCCGTCCCGGAGTTCGGGACGCCGCCGGATCCGGCCGGCCTGGAGGCGGACCTGCGGCGGATGCTCGCCGGACGCCTCGACGTGGCCGAGCGGCTGGAGCGGCGGGCGCGGTCGGTCCGGATCCGGCCCGGCGTCACGGTGCCGCCCCCGCGCGTCATGATCGTGGACGACGCGTCGCGGACCGCCACCGTCGTCGAGGTCCGGGCGCATGACCGCCCCGGACTGCTGTGGCGCGTCGGCCAGGCCCTCGGATCCTGCGGCCTCCAGGTCCGCGCCGCCCAGGTGGACACCCTCGGCGCCGAGGCCGTGGACGTCTTCTACGTGGTGGACGACCAGGGCCGCCCGCTCGACGACCCCGACGCGCTGGCCGCCGTCCGGACCCGGGTCCTGAGAACCCTCCGCTGA
- the ffh gene encoding signal recognition particle protein, translated as MFETLSDRLTTVFSSLRSKGRLSEADINATAREIRIALLEADVALPVVKDFIAQIKERAQGSEVSQALNPAQQVVKIVNEELITILGGETRRIRLAKTPPTVIMLAGLQGAGKTTLAGKLARWLKQEGHTPMLVAADLQRPNAVQQLQVVGERAGVPVFAPEPGSGVGDPVDVARRSIDQARHALHDVVVIDTAGRLGIDAEMMQQAVDIRDAVHPDDILFVVDAMVGQDAVNTAQAFMDGVGFDGVVLTKLDGDARGGAALSVRHITGRPIMFASTGEKLEDFSVFHPDRMAGRILDMGDILTLIEQAEQAFDAEQAEKMSSKFASGEDFTLEDFLEQMMMIRKLGPIGNLLGMMPGMGQVRDQISQIDDRDLDRIAAIIRSMTPQERSQPKIINGSRRARIAKGSGVGVGEVSSLVTRFFDAQKMMRQMAGGMGLPGMPGGRRKATKAAKAAKNKKGKQRSGDPRKRAAGKPAQEQAPADQGMPKGLPPGLGGGTLPPGLGGGQLPPGFQMPDLNKLQNRKKK; from the coding sequence GTGTTCGAGACGCTCTCCGACCGGTTGACGACGGTCTTCTCGTCGCTGCGCAGCAAGGGCCGGCTCTCCGAGGCCGACATCAACGCGACCGCCCGCGAGATCCGGATCGCGCTCCTTGAGGCCGACGTCGCGCTCCCCGTGGTCAAGGACTTCATCGCGCAGATCAAGGAGCGGGCACAGGGCTCGGAGGTCTCGCAGGCGCTGAACCCGGCGCAGCAGGTCGTCAAGATCGTCAACGAGGAGCTCATCACCATCCTCGGCGGCGAGACCCGGCGGATCCGGCTGGCCAAGACCCCGCCGACCGTGATCATGCTCGCGGGCCTGCAGGGCGCCGGTAAGACCACCCTCGCCGGCAAACTCGCCCGCTGGCTGAAGCAGGAGGGCCACACGCCGATGCTGGTGGCGGCCGACCTCCAGCGTCCCAACGCCGTCCAGCAGCTCCAGGTCGTCGGGGAGCGGGCCGGGGTCCCGGTGTTCGCGCCCGAGCCGGGCAGCGGCGTCGGCGACCCCGTTGACGTGGCCCGCCGCTCGATCGACCAGGCCCGGCACGCCCTGCACGACGTCGTCGTCATCGACACCGCCGGCCGCCTCGGCATCGACGCCGAGATGATGCAGCAGGCCGTCGACATCCGCGACGCCGTCCATCCCGACGACATCCTGTTCGTCGTCGACGCCATGGTCGGCCAGGACGCGGTCAACACCGCCCAGGCCTTCATGGACGGCGTCGGCTTCGACGGCGTCGTCCTCACCAAGCTCGACGGCGACGCGCGCGGCGGCGCGGCGCTGTCCGTCCGGCACATCACCGGACGCCCCATCATGTTCGCCTCCACGGGCGAGAAGCTCGAGGACTTCAGCGTCTTCCACCCGGACCGCATGGCGGGCCGGATCCTCGACATGGGCGACATCCTCACCCTGATCGAGCAGGCCGAGCAGGCGTTCGACGCCGAGCAGGCCGAGAAGATGTCGAGCAAGTTCGCCTCGGGCGAGGACTTCACCCTCGAGGACTTCCTCGAGCAGATGATGATGATCCGCAAGCTCGGCCCGATCGGGAACCTGCTCGGGATGATGCCGGGCATGGGCCAGGTCCGCGACCAGATCAGCCAGATCGACGACCGGGACCTGGACCGCATCGCCGCGATCATCCGCTCGATGACCCCGCAGGAGCGCTCCCAGCCGAAGATCATCAACGGCTCGCGGCGGGCCCGCATCGCCAAAGGCTCCGGCGTCGGCGTCGGCGAGGTCAGCAGCCTGGTCACCCGGTTCTTCGACGCGCAGAAGATGATGCGCCAGATGGCCGGCGGCATGGGCCTGCCCGGCATGCCCGGCGGCCGCCGCAAGGCGACCAAGGCGGCGAAGGCCGCCAAGAACAAGAAGGGCAAGCAGCGCAGCGGCGACCCCCGCAAGCGCGCCGCGGGCAAGCCCGCCCAGGAGCAGGCCCCCGCGGACCAGGGCATGCCGAAGGGGCTCCCGCCCGGTCTCGGTGGCGGCACCCTCCCGCCCGGCCTTGGCGGCGGCCAGCTCCCGCCCGGCTTCCAGATGCCCGACCTGAACAAACTCCAGAACCGCAAGAAGAAGTAA
- the rpsP gene encoding 30S ribosomal protein S16: protein MAVKIKLKRLGKIRNPQYRIVVADARTKRDGRAIEEIGLYQPKQEPSLIKIDSERAQYWLGVGAQPTEPVLNLLKITGDWQKFKGEPGAEGTLKVAEPKADKKVAFEAAVKESLGDDAAAGTASRGKKKAEPKKTEAKATETDEAKSEG, encoded by the coding sequence GTGGCAGTCAAGATCAAGCTCAAGCGTCTGGGGAAGATCCGGAACCCGCAGTACCGGATCGTCGTCGCCGATGCCCGCACCAAGCGGGACGGGCGGGCCATCGAGGAGATCGGGCTCTACCAGCCCAAGCAGGAGCCCTCGCTCATCAAGATCGACTCTGAGCGTGCGCAGTACTGGCTGGGCGTCGGCGCGCAGCCGACCGAGCCCGTGCTCAACCTGCTGAAGATCACCGGCGACTGGCAGAAGTTCAAGGGCGAGCCGGGTGCCGAGGGCACCCTCAAGGTCGCCGAGCCGAAGGCCGACAAGAAGGTCGCGTTCGAGGCCGCCGTCAAGGAGTCGCTGGGCGACGACGCGGCCGCCGGCACCGCGAGCCGGGGCAAGAAGAAGGCCGAGCCGAAGAAGACCGAGGCGAAGGCCACCGAGACCGACGAAGCCAAGAGCGAGGGCTGA
- a CDS encoding RNA-binding protein, translating to MLEEALEHLVRGIVENPDDVRVRARRIRGGRVLEVRVHPEDLGKVIGRSGRTAKALRTVISALSGGRYVRVDLLDVNEVR from the coding sequence GTGCTCGAAGAAGCGCTCGAGCACCTGGTCCGCGGGATCGTCGAGAACCCGGACGACGTCCGGGTTCGCGCCCGCAGGATCAGGGGCGGCCGGGTCCTGGAGGTGCGCGTGCACCCCGAGGACCTCGGGAAGGTCATCGGCCGAAGCGGTCGCACCGCCAAGGCCCTGCGCACGGTGATCAGCGCCCTCTCCGGAGGCCGCTACGTGCGCGTCGACCTGCTCGACGTCAACGAGGTCCGCTGA
- the rimM gene encoding ribosome maturation factor RimM (Essential for efficient processing of 16S rRNA), with translation MSEPLVVGRIGRPHGIRGEVTVDVRTDEPESRFVPGTAIATDPVTAGPLTIERKRWHSGRLLVRFAGIDDRDAAEELRGTWLVVDPGDIPPSADPDDFHDQELLGLAVVTTDGAEVGRVADVLHHGQDLLVVRGAGGEKLVPFVAALVPEVDVPGGRLVIDPPPGLLDES, from the coding sequence ATGAGCGAACCGCTCGTGGTGGGACGGATCGGACGGCCGCACGGGATTCGCGGCGAGGTCACCGTCGACGTCCGCACGGACGAGCCGGAGTCACGGTTCGTCCCGGGCACGGCGATCGCCACCGATCCCGTCACCGCCGGTCCGCTCACCATCGAGCGGAAACGCTGGCATTCGGGACGCCTGCTCGTGCGCTTCGCCGGGATCGACGATCGCGACGCCGCGGAGGAACTGCGCGGCACGTGGCTCGTCGTCGATCCCGGTGACATCCCCCCGTCCGCCGACCCGGACGACTTCCACGACCAGGAACTGCTCGGACTCGCCGTGGTCACCACGGACGGGGCCGAGGTGGGCCGGGTCGCGGACGTCCTGCACCACGGCCAGGATCTCCTGGTCGTGCGCGGGGCCGGGGGCGAGAAGCTGGTCCCCTTCGTGGCCGCGCTCGTCCCCGAGGTGGACGTTCCCGGGGGGCGGCTCGTCATCGACCCGCCCCCCGGTCTGCTCGACGAATCATGA
- the rplS gene encoding 50S ribosomal protein L19 has translation MHTLIQEIEKAAMRADVPDFRPGDTLKVHVRVTEGNRSRIQVFQGVVIRRQGGGARETFTVRKVSYSVGVERTFPINSPSIDKIEVVTRGDVRRAKLYYLRNLRGKAARIKEKRDH, from the coding sequence ATGCACACCCTGATCCAGGAGATCGAGAAGGCCGCGATGCGCGCCGACGTCCCGGACTTCCGTCCGGGCGACACGCTGAAGGTGCACGTGCGCGTCACCGAGGGCAACCGGAGCCGTATCCAGGTCTTCCAGGGCGTGGTGATCCGGCGGCAGGGCGGCGGCGCCCGCGAGACCTTCACCGTCCGGAAGGTCAGCTACAGCGTCGGCGTCGAGCGGACGTTCCCGATCAACAGCCCCTCCATCGACAAGATCGAGGTCGTCACCCGCGGCGACGTCCGCCGCGCCAAGCTCTACTACCTGCGCAACCTGCGCGGCAAGGCCGCGCGCATCAAGGAGAAGCGCGACCACTGA